The proteins below come from a single Acidobacteriota bacterium genomic window:
- the queC gene encoding 7-cyano-7-deazaguanine synthase QueC, translated as MPRATAVVLMSGGMDSCVTAAIAARDYRVAALHVSYGQLTAKRERRAFEQIADYYHITQRLVADHAVLGQIGGSALTDAAIPLREADLAAPEIFNDIPTSYVPFRNAHFLAIAVSWAEVIGASKIFIGAVEPDSSGYPDCRPEYYRVFNELIQVGTKVGTEAGTKAGASPDAAIKIVTPLIHLPKDAIIKKGVELGAPLHLSWSCYRESETACGTCDSCALRLRAFAQAGVVDAISYRVNPDSPAIP; from the coding sequence ATGCCCCGTGCGACGGCGGTGGTGCTGATGTCGGGCGGCATGGATAGCTGCGTAACGGCGGCCATCGCGGCGCGGGATTATCGCGTTGCCGCGCTGCATGTGTCTTACGGGCAACTCACCGCTAAGCGGGAGCGGCGCGCGTTCGAGCAGATCGCCGACTACTATCACATCACGCAGCGGCTGGTGGCGGACCATGCCGTGCTCGGCCAGATCGGCGGATCGGCGTTGACCGATGCCGCGATCCCGTTACGCGAGGCCGACCTTGCGGCCCCCGAAATATTTAACGACATTCCCACCAGCTATGTGCCCTTCCGCAACGCGCATTTTCTGGCCATTGCCGTCTCCTGGGCGGAGGTGATCGGCGCGAGCAAAATATTCATCGGCGCGGTGGAGCCGGACAGCTCCGGCTACCCCGATTGCCGCCCGGAATACTATCGCGTATTCAATGAACTGATACAGGTGGGCACAAAGGTGGGAACCGAGGCCGGAACCAAAGCCGGCGCCAGTCCCGATGCCGCCATCAAGATCGTTACGCCGCTGATTCACCTGCCCAAGGACGCCATCATCAAAAAGGGGGTTGAACTTGGAGCGCCACTTCATTTAAGCTGGTCATGCTACCGGGAAAGCGAAACGGCCTGCGGTACGTGCGATAGTTGTGCCCTGAGGCTGCGGGCCTTTGCGCAGGCCGGCGTGGTGGATGCCATTTCCTACAGGGTTAATCCGGACTCTCCGGCCATCCCATAG
- a CDS encoding radical SAM protein — protein sequence MQITEIFRSIQGESTYAGLPCIFVRLTGCNLRCTWCDSEYSFYGGKKMSIAEVMEVVRGFSENDGRRAINLVEVTGGEPLLQKECCALLDALLAARYQVLIETSGERFVGDVPAPVVRVIDVKCPGSGEGGTFDRKNLEVLRPSDQLKFVLASREDYEFARAFIDEHGLPGKVDALIFSPVFGQLEPRPLAEWILEDGLPVRLGMQLHKFIWEPNTQGV from the coding sequence ATGCAGATCACTGAAATATTCCGATCCATTCAAGGTGAGTCCACTTACGCGGGGCTGCCCTGCATCTTCGTGCGCCTGACGGGATGCAACCTGCGCTGCACTTGGTGCGACTCGGAGTATTCGTTTTATGGCGGCAAGAAGATGTCCATCGCGGAAGTGATGGAGGTGGTGCGTGGCTTCAGCGAGAACGATGGCCGGCGCGCGATAAACCTTGTCGAGGTAACTGGTGGCGAGCCGCTGCTGCAGAAAGAGTGCTGCGCGTTGCTGGACGCCCTGCTCGCCGCGCGCTATCAGGTGCTCATCGAGACCAGCGGCGAGCGTTTCGTCGGCGACGTGCCCGCGCCGGTGGTGCGAGTGATCGACGTGAAGTGTCCGGGAAGCGGCGAGGGTGGCACGTTCGACAGGAAGAACCTTGAAGTGCTGCGGCCAAGCGATCAACTCAAGTTCGTCTTAGCAAGTCGGGAGGACTACGAGTTTGCCCGCGCCTTCATCGACGAGCACGGCTTGCCAGGCAAAGTTGATGCGCTGATCTTCTCGCCGGTGTTCGGCCAACTGGAGCCGCGTCCGCTGGCAGAGTGGATACTCGAGGACGGCCTGCCGGTGCGCCTTGGGATGCAGTTGCACAAGTTTATCTGGGAGCCGAACACGCAGGGCGTGTAA
- a CDS encoding metal-dependent hydrolase produces MDIVTRLEAARERTLPYFELGDEQLSRSYGPGKWSARFLLHHIADAETVLFDRIRRIISEPRQVLWAFDQDAWAKGLDYSHVPLDLSRRIYDSVRAGVIYQARLHYDSSGHLEFVHNETGVRTLKAEFDKVASHNEHHLEQIALALKGS; encoded by the coding sequence ATGGATATTGTCACGCGACTGGAAGCAGCGAGAGAGCGCACTCTGCCGTACTTTGAGTTGGGCGATGAGCAACTCTCTCGGAGTTATGGACCGGGCAAATGGTCGGCCCGCTTCTTATTGCATCACATTGCGGATGCAGAGACAGTTCTATTCGACCGCATTCGGCGGATTATCAGTGAACCTCGACAAGTGCTCTGGGCGTTCGATCAGGATGCCTGGGCAAAGGGCCTCGACTATTCCCATGTGCCTCTCGATTTATCTCGGCGAATTTACGATTCCGTCCGTGCTGGCGTCATTTATCAAGCGCGCCTGCATTACGACAGCAGTGGCCACCTGGAATTCGTCCACAATGAAACCGGCGTTCGGACGCTGAAGGCTGAGTTCGACAAGGTTGCTTCCCATAACGAACATCATCTTGAACAGATCGCATTGGCACTGAAGGGTTCGTAG
- the queD gene encoding 6-carboxytetrahydropterin synthase QueD, translating to MYQVWVEESFAAAHQLRGYRGKCENLHGHNYKVRVTLEGPALNSIGLLCDFKELKDALHGAVKKVDHTFLNELAPFDVLNPSAENIAKYFYDEVARSMSAGPSEELKGINPPSAPCRVREVTVWEADITTATYSE from the coding sequence ATGTATCAGGTTTGGGTAGAGGAAAGTTTCGCGGCGGCACATCAGTTGCGCGGCTATCGCGGCAAGTGCGAGAACCTGCACGGCCATAATTACAAGGTGCGCGTTACTCTGGAAGGCCCCGCGCTGAACTCCATCGGCCTGCTGTGCGACTTCAAGGAACTGAAGGACGCGCTGCACGGAGCGGTGAAGAAAGTTGACCATACGTTTCTGAACGAGCTGGCTCCGTTTGACGTACTAAACCCCTCGGCGGAAAACATCGCCAAGTACTTTTACGACGAAGTAGCGCGCTCCATGTCCGCCGGCCCATCCGAAGAACTAAAGGGAATCAACCCGCCCAGCGCGCCATGCCGTGTCCGCGAAGTAACCGTGTGGGAAGCCGACATCACCACGGCCACTTACAGTGAATGA
- a CDS encoding DEAD/DEAH box helicase → MTTSTQSGARSGSQPASHNDMYACFGPGGWLQKSHPAYEYRPGQLQMAKAVEAAFKQRKHLLVEAGTGTGKTLAYLIPALTSEQRVIISTGTKNLQDQLYYKDIPFLAEHLAPILGRPLRVCYMKGRSNYLCRQKVYDMDGRPMLRGLEEVEEFAQIRSWEDKTETGDRSELAELAEDSALWGRLDARREACTGSKCKQYDRCFLTLMHTRALDSDIVIVNHHLFFADLALRQNEYGGILPNYGAVVFDEAHEIESIAGEYFGLECSNFRFDELTRDAEQTLRQKECINTSLQRALKRLHEDSQMFYSLFPAPEGRFGFEQRPQFLEEHFDQYSALQNSIARLRGELAALGEKPEEVHTLMGRIDELRGDLTFLMESSDRRFVHWYERRGRGLYLQATPIDVAPILTERLFDKVETIVLTSATLAVGGTFDFVKSRLGIRRAEEMILEPHFDYPKQALLYLPPDMPEPNDPAFANAAVEEIIQLIKISGGRAFVLFTSNQQMRMAHDRVKQFLARAHTKVRYPLLLQGTAPKRVLLEQFQSDEMAGAVLFATSSFWQGVDVPGEKLSAVIIDRLPFAVPSDPVVKARVESLRDAGGNPFYEYQVPDAVIALKQGFGRLIRNKSDRGVLVLLDPRIKSKGYGKVFLESLPSYRVTRDRAEVKKMFEEIDGE, encoded by the coding sequence ATGACCACCTCCACACAATCCGGCGCTCGCTCCGGCTCGCAGCCCGCCTCACACAACGACATGTACGCATGCTTCGGCCCTGGCGGTTGGCTACAGAAGAGTCACCCGGCCTATGAATATCGCCCCGGTCAATTGCAGATGGCCAAGGCCGTGGAAGCGGCGTTCAAACAGCGCAAACACCTGCTGGTCGAGGCCGGCACAGGCACGGGCAAGACGCTCGCTTATCTGATACCGGCGCTGACCAGCGAGCAGCGCGTCATCATTTCCACGGGCACCAAGAATCTTCAGGACCAGCTTTACTACAAGGATATTCCCTTCCTCGCCGAACATCTCGCGCCCATTCTCGGGCGGCCCTTGCGCGTCTGCTACATGAAGGGGCGGTCGAATTATCTGTGTCGCCAGAAAGTTTACGACATGGACGGCCGGCCCATGCTGCGCGGTCTTGAAGAGGTCGAGGAGTTCGCGCAGATTCGCTCCTGGGAAGACAAGACCGAGACCGGCGACCGCAGCGAGTTAGCCGAGTTGGCCGAGGACAGCGCGCTGTGGGGCCGTCTCGACGCGCGGCGCGAGGCCTGCACCGGCTCGAAGTGCAAGCAGTACGATCGCTGCTTCCTCACGCTGATGCATACCCGCGCGCTCGACAGCGACATCGTCATCGTCAATCATCATCTCTTCTTCGCCGACCTCGCGCTGCGCCAGAACGAATACGGCGGCATCCTGCCCAACTACGGCGCCGTGGTCTTTGATGAGGCACACGAGATTGAATCCATCGCTGGTGAGTACTTCGGCCTGGAGTGCAGCAACTTCCGCTTCGATGAGCTGACGCGCGACGCCGAGCAGACGCTGCGCCAGAAGGAATGCATCAACACTTCATTGCAGCGCGCGCTGAAACGCCTGCACGAAGACTCGCAGATGTTCTACTCGCTCTTCCCCGCCCCCGAGGGCCGCTTCGGATTCGAGCAGCGGCCGCAATTTCTGGAAGAGCACTTCGATCAATATTCCGCGCTGCAAAATTCGATTGCGCGTCTGCGCGGCGAGCTGGCCGCGCTCGGGGAAAAACCGGAAGAAGTTCACACGCTGATGGGGCGCATCGACGAGCTGCGCGGCGACCTGACCTTCCTGATGGAGAGCAGCGACCGCCGCTTCGTCCACTGGTACGAGCGCCGCGGACGCGGATTATATTTGCAGGCGACGCCCATCGACGTGGCGCCCATCCTCACTGAACGTCTATTTGATAAGGTCGAAACCATCGTGCTGACCTCCGCCACTCTGGCCGTCGGCGGAACCTTTGACTTCGTGAAATCGCGTCTCGGCATTCGCCGCGCTGAGGAGATGATTCTGGAGCCGCACTTCGACTATCCCAAGCAGGCGCTGCTCTACCTGCCGCCCGACATGCCCGAACCGAATGACCCGGCGTTTGCCAATGCCGCCGTGGAGGAGATCATTCAACTGATTAAAATTTCCGGCGGTCGCGCCTTTGTGCTGTTCACCAGCAACCAGCAGATGCGGATGGCACATGATCGCGTGAAGCAGTTCCTCGCGCGCGCGCATACCAAAGTGCGTTATCCTTTATTGTTGCAGGGCACGGCGCCCAAGCGCGTCTTGCTGGAGCAGTTTCAGAGCGACGAGATGGCCGGCGCGGTGCTGTTCGCCACCTCCAGCTTCTGGCAGGGCGTGGATGTGCCGGGCGAAAAATTAAGCGCGGTGATCATCGACCGCCTGCCCTTCGCAGTCCCTTCAGACCCTGTGGTGAAGGCGCGCGTTGAGAGCTTGCGCGACGCGGGCGGTAACCCGTTTTACGAGTATCAGGTGCCCGACGCTGTGATCGCGCTGAAGCAGGGTTTCGGGCGGCTGATCCGCAACAAGTCGGATCGCGGCGTTCTGGTGCTGCTCGATCCGCGGATCAAGTCGAAGGGCTACGGAAAGGTGTTCCTGGAAAGCCTGCCGTCCTACCGCGTAACACGCGACCGCGCGGAAGTTAAAAAGATGTTTGAAGAAATTGATGGGGAGTGA
- a CDS encoding bifunctional precorrin-2 dehydrogenase/sirohydrochlorin ferrochelatase, whose protein sequence is MTISKNKPYYPIFLNLNDEPVLVVGAGAVAERKIRGLLNAGADVTVVAPLATAAVKRWSASGQLHWHAREYKAEDLRGQCMVFSATDHPEVDRRVAQGARRRGFAVNCAALPELGNFILPASARAGRVQIAVSTGGASPALARNLAVAIADTIRSEYLQWANLLNQLRPAVIRKVPQPRRAALWNQLAGEQIGRLLRQRKSVQARQLALQMIERARKNDRASK, encoded by the coding sequence GTGACTATTTCAAAAAACAAACCATACTATCCGATCTTCCTCAACCTGAACGATGAACCCGTGCTCGTGGTCGGCGCAGGAGCAGTGGCCGAGCGCAAGATTCGCGGCCTGCTGAATGCTGGTGCGGACGTTACCGTGGTGGCCCCTCTGGCCACGGCTGCCGTAAAACGCTGGTCAGCCTCGGGACAGTTGCACTGGCATGCCCGTGAGTATAAGGCAGAAGACCTGCGCGGCCAATGCATGGTGTTCAGCGCCACGGATCATCCGGAGGTGGATCGTCGCGTCGCACAGGGAGCCCGTCGCCGGGGCTTCGCGGTCAACTGCGCCGCGCTTCCAGAATTGGGCAATTTCATCCTTCCCGCATCCGCCAGGGCAGGCCGCGTGCAGATCGCGGTATCCACGGGCGGAGCGAGTCCGGCGTTGGCGCGCAACCTGGCGGTAGCCATCGCGGACACCATTCGCAGCGAGTACCTTCAGTGGGCCAATCTGTTGAACCAGTTGCGGCCCGCGGTGATCCGAAAAGTCCCCCAGCCTCGGCGCGCCGCATTGTGGAACCAGCTTGCGGGCGAACAAATTGGGCGTCTCCTGCGCCAGCGCAAAAGCGTGCAGGCCCGACAGCTGGCATTGCAGATGATTGAGCGCGCACGCAAAAATGATCGCGCCAGCAAATAG
- a CDS encoding twin-arginine translocation signal domain-containing protein: protein MDTKQSNRRKFLKGSAALAGLAAVRSASGQTPAPGAFIKGNTELVAYGQRSRFETAVRVSHGGRNSPDAFGLVMHVATPLQDSVGVITPSALHYVATTRGSYIPDIDPKEHRLMVHGMVDRPLTFTMEDLKRLPSVTRLHFVECAANRPSPTAKTIQDSHGMTSCAEWTGVLLSVLLKEAGVQGGASWIVAEGAEEVKGASSIPMAKAMDDCLVAYGMNGEAVRPQQGYPLRLLVPGFEGIFNVKWLRRIKAVDQYYMTYNDFGHLRQEPENAALGYQIGPKSVITFPCVGTQLPGKGFYEISGLAWSGGGAIRRVEVSTNGGRSWTDAEIRGTAQRMAHTRFSLTWNWDGTETALLSRCTDEMGKIQPTRAQVAEFFKAPLVPSYRAPGQDNTIQTWKIAGDGSVHNAYS from the coding sequence ATGGATACGAAACAATCGAATCGAAGAAAATTTCTAAAAGGGAGCGCGGCGTTGGCCGGATTGGCCGCCGTACGGTCCGCTAGTGGACAGACTCCAGCACCTGGAGCGTTCATCAAAGGCAATACGGAACTGGTCGCCTATGGCCAGCGCTCCCGTTTCGAGACCGCGGTACGCGTGTCGCACGGCGGAAGGAATTCACCCGACGCCTTTGGACTCGTTATGCACGTGGCGACTCCGCTGCAGGACTCGGTGGGGGTGATCACGCCATCCGCGCTCCACTATGTGGCGACCACCCGTGGCTCCTACATTCCGGACATTGATCCCAAGGAGCATCGGCTCATGGTCCACGGAATGGTGGACCGTCCGCTGACCTTCACCATGGAGGATCTGAAGCGCCTCCCTTCCGTCACCCGCCTTCATTTCGTCGAGTGCGCGGCGAACCGTCCGAGTCCCACGGCTAAGACCATTCAGGATTCGCACGGGATGACCAGTTGCGCCGAATGGACCGGAGTGCTCCTGAGTGTGCTGCTCAAGGAGGCCGGGGTGCAAGGCGGGGCTTCCTGGATAGTTGCGGAAGGGGCGGAGGAAGTGAAGGGAGCGTCGAGCATTCCGATGGCGAAGGCCATGGACGACTGTCTGGTGGCCTACGGCATGAACGGCGAGGCGGTGCGTCCCCAGCAAGGTTATCCGCTGCGCTTGTTGGTTCCCGGCTTCGAAGGAATCTTTAACGTAAAGTGGCTGAGGCGAATCAAGGCGGTGGACCAGTACTACATGACTTACAACGACTTCGGGCATCTGCGACAGGAGCCTGAAAACGCTGCGTTGGGTTACCAGATCGGACCGAAATCGGTCATCACCTTTCCTTGCGTGGGAACGCAGTTGCCCGGCAAGGGATTCTACGAGATCAGTGGCTTGGCCTGGTCCGGTGGGGGCGCCATACGCAGGGTGGAGGTATCCACCAACGGCGGACGGAGCTGGACAGACGCCGAGATTCGGGGAACGGCACAGCGCATGGCCCATACCCGGTTTAGCCTCACCTGGAATTGGGACGGAACAGAGACCGCGCTGCTTTCGCGCTGCACGGACGAAATGGGGAAGATTCAACCGACGCGAGCCCAGGTCGCCGAGTTCTTTAAGGCGCCCCTGGTTCCGTCATACAGGGCCCCGGGCCAGGACAATACCATTCAGACATGGAAGATCGCGGGCGATGGGAGCGTTCACAATGCGTATTCTTAG
- a CDS encoding cytochrome c: protein MRILRLLSLVLLLGGSALAQSTYGVGSTPSKEDIRLWDISISPTGAELPPGRGAVKDGARLYVAKGCAACHGATAKGGPAPTLLKSEAKPNGTPWDLGRVLPIRSPYATTVWDYINRAMPLNREGTLTADEVYALTAYLLNINGVIPEDAVMDAQSLPKVKMPNREAWAPLPDWRPGMPRFAGYPY from the coding sequence ATGCGTATTCTTAGGCTTCTCTCGTTGGTGTTGCTGCTGGGGGGCTCCGCGCTGGCGCAGTCGACGTACGGCGTGGGAAGCACCCCGAGCAAAGAGGATATTCGTCTCTGGGATATCTCCATCAGTCCGACGGGAGCGGAACTCCCGCCGGGACGCGGAGCCGTCAAGGACGGTGCGCGGCTCTATGTGGCGAAAGGGTGCGCGGCTTGCCACGGGGCGACAGCGAAAGGAGGCCCCGCTCCCACTTTGCTAAAATCCGAAGCGAAGCCGAATGGCACTCCCTGGGACTTGGGGCGAGTACTGCCGATCCGCTCGCCGTACGCTACGACGGTATGGGACTACATCAATCGCGCCATGCCTCTCAATCGGGAGGGGACGCTAACGGCTGATGAGGTCTACGCGCTGACCGCCTATCTGCTCAACATCAACGGTGTCATCCCGGAGGACGCGGTAATGGACGCCCAGAGCCTGCCGAAGGTGAAGATGCCAAACCGCGAGGCATGGGCTCCCCTACCGGATTGGAGGCCCGGAATGCCAAGGTTTGCAGGTTACCCCTACTAG
- the surE gene encoding 5'/3'-nucleotidase SurE yields the protein MSGNGTPHFLLTNDDGINAEGIAALRNAVAPLGEVTTVAPKDHMSATSHSISLYRPVSYQKMGADSYAVDGTPVDAVLLALHKILPHKPSFVLSGINQGGNLGQNVYYSGTVAAAVEGTFNGIPSVAISLAALRGSSYNASVHYVRHLMSLLIEHGIPRGVTLNVNVPYGRQHRGARITRRADRHARRIRLDANRTGEESGWWIREELQQHKIAEGTDHAAIRDGCVSVCPLVFDPHDMGPAGELEDWMLKMQPLLHKL from the coding sequence ATGTCTGGAAACGGAACCCCACACTTTCTCTTGACCAACGATGACGGCATCAACGCCGAAGGCATCGCCGCGCTGCGCAATGCCGTGGCACCGTTGGGTGAGGTAACCACGGTTGCGCCGAAGGATCACATGAGCGCGACCAGCCACTCCATTTCGCTGTACCGGCCGGTCAGCTACCAAAAAATGGGTGCGGATAGCTATGCAGTGGATGGCACGCCGGTCGACGCTGTTCTCCTGGCGCTGCACAAGATTCTTCCGCACAAGCCCAGCTTCGTTCTCTCCGGGATCAATCAAGGCGGCAACCTCGGCCAGAATGTGTATTACTCCGGCACCGTGGCCGCGGCGGTGGAGGGAACATTTAACGGCATACCGTCGGTGGCCATCTCGCTGGCCGCGCTGCGCGGCTCTTCCTATAACGCTTCCGTTCATTATGTGCGCCACTTAATGAGCCTGCTGATCGAGCACGGCATCCCGCGCGGAGTTACCTTGAATGTGAATGTTCCCTACGGGCGGCAGCATCGCGGCGCCAGAATCACTCGACGGGCCGACCGCCACGCGCGCCGCATTCGTCTGGACGCCAACCGCACGGGCGAGGAGAGCGGCTGGTGGATTCGCGAGGAGTTGCAGCAACACAAGATCGCCGAAGGGACCGACCATGCCGCGATTCGCGACGGTTGCGTGTCGGTGTGCCCACTGGTGTTCGATCCTCACGACATGGGGCCTGCCGGTGAGCTGGAAGACTGGATGCTGAAGATGCAGCCGCTTTTGCACAAGTTGTGA
- a CDS encoding site-specific DNA-methyltransferase has translation MRSISSGRRLEIAGGKRSHGPSSKAGAVLLRLKRAHGNDTAPSASGSRSMSDFRFSRRSFRKLLKTHLSNEGHMPAKRGPSPRRPSPRRTNGVNAPAVANEKSSRRKFPRTPVDIELAYENKAAEGELLHPPSTIAIRGGKTIGKTSGRWVNRLIHGDNLAVMQALLRDEQIAGRITLAYIDPPFSSMNDFRAGKLRTSTMSKASGDQLAYQDHLQRAEYLEFLRRRLIVLRELLGEQGAIWVHIGHQMSHYVRVLLDEVFGPENFLNEITRVKCNPKNFLRRAFGNVKDSLLYYSKTGCHVWNEQREMMSEDDLDRLFPRADKRRRRYTTTPLHAPGETRQGATGQNWMGQPPPPGRHWRYAPAELTRLDQAGMIEWSARGNPRKIVYADDIRRAGKKRQDIWTFKDPAYPSYPTEKNLSLLETIILTSSNPGDLVLDCFAGSGTTLAAAAMHGRRWIGIDGSAVAMEKAGERLKGMSAARPFRLDRVSAK, from the coding sequence ATGCGCTCGATTTCTTCTGGGCGGCGGCTGGAAATCGCTGGGGGGAAGAGGTCGCATGGCCCATCCTCGAAGGCTGGTGCAGTTCTCCTGCGGCTCAAGCGAGCACATGGAAACGATACTGCGCCGAGCGCGAGCGGATCCCGGAGCATGAGCGACTTTCGATTCTCCAGGCGATCCTTCAGGAAATTGTTGAAAACTCACCTGTCTAACGAAGGCCACATGCCTGCGAAACGTGGACCATCACCCCGCCGCCCGAGTCCGCGCCGAACGAATGGCGTCAATGCCCCGGCTGTTGCCAATGAAAAATCCAGTCGCCGAAAATTTCCACGGACTCCCGTCGATATCGAGCTGGCTTACGAAAATAAGGCGGCTGAAGGCGAGCTGCTGCATCCGCCGAGCACCATCGCCATCCGTGGCGGCAAGACGATTGGCAAGACATCTGGCCGATGGGTGAACCGGTTGATCCACGGCGACAACCTGGCGGTGATGCAGGCTCTACTGCGTGATGAGCAGATTGCCGGCCGCATTACGCTTGCTTACATCGATCCGCCCTTTTCCTCGATGAATGATTTTCGCGCGGGGAAGCTGCGCACTTCCACGATGAGTAAAGCCTCCGGGGACCAACTGGCCTATCAAGACCATTTACAACGCGCGGAGTATTTGGAGTTCTTGCGCCGGCGTTTGATCGTACTGCGCGAGCTGCTGGGCGAGCAGGGCGCGATCTGGGTGCATATCGGCCACCAGATGTCGCACTACGTTCGCGTGTTGCTCGATGAGGTTTTTGGGCCGGAAAACTTTCTGAACGAGATCACGCGCGTTAAATGCAACCCCAAGAATTTTCTGCGGCGCGCCTTCGGCAACGTCAAGGACAGTCTGCTTTATTACTCGAAGACCGGGTGCCACGTCTGGAACGAGCAGCGCGAGATGATGAGCGAAGACGACCTGGACCGGCTGTTTCCGCGTGCCGATAAACGCAGGCGGCGCTACACGACCACTCCACTGCACGCTCCCGGTGAAACGCGCCAGGGTGCGACGGGGCAGAATTGGATGGGGCAGCCGCCGCCTCCCGGCCGCCACTGGCGGTATGCTCCAGCCGAACTGACTCGGCTCGACCAGGCCGGAATGATCGAGTGGTCCGCGCGGGGCAACCCACGCAAGATCGTTTATGCGGACGACATCCGGCGGGCTGGAAAGAAGCGTCAGGACATCTGGACCTTCAAGGACCCGGCTTATCCCAGCTATCCCACGGAGAAAAATCTCTCTCTGCTGGAGACCATTATTCTCACGTCGTCCAATCCCGGCGATCTGGTGCTGGACTGCTTTGCCGGGTCAGGCACCACGCTGGCTGCCGCGGCCATGCATGGGCGCAGGTGGATCGGGATCGATGGTTCCGCGGTCGCCATGGAGAAGGCCGGGGAGCGGCTCAAGGGAATGTCCGCCGCCCGACCTTTCCGTCTGGACCGCGTATCCGCGAAGTAG
- a CDS encoding glycosyltransferase family 2 protein has protein sequence MNEQQISAGQDIFLSVVIPAYNEAERIGATVCRVVEFLGRRVDRWEMVVVDDGSTDGTAQLVRNLFPSEHRLRVLQLSPNHGKGHAVRVGMLAAEGDLILFSDADLSAPIEEVERLLPAVLDSTVGGYDVAFGSRALKREWIEVHQSMRRELAGKCFNLALRVLTGLNYRDTQCGFKLFRRAAARAIFSRQQIIGFGFDPEVLFLARKLGLRAIEVPVRWAHNEGSKVRVLRDGIRMVVDLLRIRGNDLTGKYAGEESKQP, from the coding sequence ATGAATGAGCAACAAATATCCGCTGGACAAGATATCTTCCTGAGCGTGGTCATCCCGGCCTATAACGAGGCGGAACGCATCGGCGCGACCGTGTGCCGCGTGGTGGAATTTTTAGGCCGCCGCGTGGACCGTTGGGAAATGGTGGTGGTCGATGACGGCTCCACGGACGGCACGGCGCAACTGGTGCGGAACCTTTTTCCCTCCGAACACCGCCTCCGTGTACTTCAATTGTCGCCGAATCACGGTAAAGGTCATGCCGTGCGCGTCGGCATGCTGGCCGCCGAGGGCGACCTGATCCTATTCTCCGATGCGGATCTCTCTGCGCCCATCGAAGAAGTTGAGCGCTTGCTTCCTGCCGTACTGGATTCAACGGTTGGTGGTTACGATGTAGCCTTCGGCTCCCGCGCCCTCAAGCGTGAATGGATCGAGGTTCACCAATCCATGCGCCGCGAGCTCGCCGGCAAGTGTTTCAACCTTGCGTTGCGTGTCCTGACTGGGTTGAATTATCGGGATACCCAATGTGGATTCAAGCTGTTCCGCCGGGCGGCGGCACGGGCCATTTTTTCGCGCCAGCAAATCATCGGATTCGGATTTGACCCGGAAGTATTGTTCCTGGCCCGTAAGCTCGGGCTGCGCGCCATCGAAGTGCCGGTACGCTGGGCTCACAACGAGGGTAGCAAGGTAAGAGTCTTGCGCGATGGCATTCGAATGGTTGTCGATCTTTTGCGGATTCGAGGGAATGACCTGACCGGAAAATACGCGGGCGAGGAGTCGAAGCAGCCCTAG